In Comamonas koreensis, the genomic stretch CACTGCGAGCGCTGCCATACCTTTACCGAAAACACGATCTGCGACACCTGCCTGGATGAGGGGCGCGATGCCGCTCGCCTGTGCGTGGTGGAAACCCCCGCTGACCAGGCAGCCCTTGAGCGCACCGGTGCCTACAAAGGCTATTACTACGTGCTGATGGGGCGCCTGTCACCGCTCGATGGCATTGGACCGCGCGATATCGGTGTGCAGCAATTGCTGCAACGGGCGAGCGACGGCGTGGTGCAGGAGGTGATCCTGGCCACCAATTTCACCGCCGAAGGGGAGGCCACTGCCCATGTGATCAGCGAGGCTTTGCAGCGCAGGGGTATTGGCTTGACGCGCCTGGCCCGTGGGGTACCCATTGGCAGCGAGCTCGAATATGTGGACCTGGGCACGATTGCCCACGCATTGGCGGATCGCCGCTAAAGCCTTGGTCATTGGGAGGGGTGGCAGCGCCTTTTCCCAGCAATTCAGCGGCTTGCACCGTCTTTGGCGCAGGGCCTCCCGCAGCTTGGGAAAACCGGTTTTCCTGCGCCGCCATTTGGGCTAAATCCGGCTGAGGCGCCCGGCGCGCTGCTTGCGACCGATTACAATTCAATGCTGATCTTTATGGTTATTTATGCATTGCGTGCATAAATCAAGCCCGGTGCGGTCTGTGTTTTCCTGGATTTGCCCGTTTTTCAGTCTTGCACGCCTGTCTGTCTGCACCGCTCCAAAGATCATTCTCCGTTCTCCTTATTGCATCTAGCCGTGTTGCTGCCGGCTGTGCCTCGTGTTTTTTAGGATTTTTGCGTGCAATCTACTGCTGTATCCAAGCGAAATATTCTGGCCGCTGTCATTGGCAACGCGCTCGAATGGTATGACTTCCTGGTCTTTGCCTTCATGACGCCCATTGTGGCCAAGCTGTTCTTCCCCTCCAACCCCAACGATCCGAGCGATGACCTCAACCGCATCCTGATGACCACGGCGGTGTTTGGCGTGGGCTTCTTTATGCGTCCGGTGGGCGGCATCTTGCTGGGCCTGTACGGCGACCGCAAGGGCCGCAAGGCGGCGATGGTGATGGTCACCGGGATCATGGCCGTGGCCATTGCACTGATCACCTTTGCGCCGACCTACCAGGGTGTGGGTATCTGGGCGCCTATCTTCATCGTGCTGGCACGCTTGCTGCAAGGTTTTGCCGCAGGGGGCGAATTCGGCACGTCGACGGCCTTGCTGATCGAGCTGGCGCCCAAGGGCAAACGGGGCTTTTATGGCTCCTGGCAGATGACGGGCCAGATGGCGGCACTGCTGATTGGCGCGGCGGTGGGCACCTTGATCACCGACTTCTTCACCCAGGAGCAGCTGATGTCCTGGGCCTGGCGCATTCCCTTCGCGGTGGGCCTGTTAATTGTGCCGGTGGCCATCTATATCCGCCGCCATGTCGAAGAGCCAGAAACCTTTGTGAAGATGCAGGCCGCGCAAAAGGCGGGCACGGTCAAGCAAGTGGGCGTGCTGGAGATGCTGCGCACCCATGCGCGTGAAACCCTGGTGGGCATGGGCCTGGTGGTAACGGCCACGGTGTCCATCTACATCACCTTCACCTATCTGGTGACCTATTCGACCGTCACCTTGAAGCTGCCGCTGCACGATACCTTCATGGTGCAGATGGCCGGTGCGGCGCTGATGGTTGTGCTGATGCCCTTCATGGGCGCCTGGTCCGACCGGGTGGGCCGCCGTCCCTTGATGATTGGTTCGCTGCTGGGCTATCTGGTGGTGCTGTACCCGCTGTACGCCTGGCTGACCGATGGCCCGAGCATTGCCAAGCTGATGACCGTGCAGGTCGTTGTGTGCCTCTTTGTGTCGGTGTTCTTTGGCGTCTTCAGCACGGTGATGGCTGAGCTCTTCCCTGCGAATGTGCGCTCTGTGGGCATGTCCATGGCCTACAACATCGCCGTGATGGTGTTTGGCGGCTTTGCCCAGTTCATCGTGACTTGGCTGATCAAGACCACGGGCTCGACGATGTCGCCGGCCTTCTATGTGATGTTTGGCGTGACTTTGGGACTGATTGCGGCGTTCTTTATCCGTGAGCGCGCGCATGACGACGACCTGGATGGCGAGATGGTCTGATCACCCCGGCCAGCAGGCATGACGCTGCTGGTCAGCGAGCTGACAAAAAAGCCCGGTGCTGATGCAGCACCGGGCTTTTTCTGTGGGGTGTATAGGGCTTAGGCCAGCACGGGCAGCAACGCCTGCCACTCCTGGGCCAGCAGGCGCGCTGATGAGGCCAGCGCGCCGGGCAGCAGCTGGCTGGCGGTGTGCTCGACGCCCATGCCCAGGATGTGGCCAAGCAGCAAGGCGCCGGCCACCAGCTGCAGGTTGCCGGCGGGCACCTGCGGCCACTGCGCCTGGGCCTTGGCTGCCAATTCTGCGCTCAGGCGCGGGTAGAGCTTTTCGCAGTGCTGGATCTGGGGCAGCTGCGGAATCTTGGCCGCCACGGCCTGCAGCAGGGTCTCCCAGGCCTTGAGGTCTTCGGCCGGGTAGGCCTGGACCAGCTCGGGCAAGGACAGGTAAGGCGCGCGCGCCTCCAGGTTTTGCGACTGTGCCATGCGCAGCAGATTGAACAGCAGGGCGGGGCGGTGCTGCAGCAACTCGACCAGGGTCGCGGTATCGGCCTTGTTGTTCAGCGCCTGAGCCAGTGCCGCGACATCGGCGGTGCTGGGCAGCACGACCCGGGCGGGTATGGGTTCTGGGCGGCTGACCGCATAGCCTTGCAGCAGATGGGCCTTGTTCTCCTGCGCCAGTTGCAGCTGCGCAGTGGACTCGATCTTGTCGGCGATCAAGGTGGCGCCAGAGATGCGGCGCGCCCACTGCAGCATCAGTACCGCGCGCTCGGCCGAAAGCACCGAGAAATCGATCTTCAGGTAGTTGACCAGGTCGTGCCAGGGCGCGTAGGCCGAATCGAGCACCGAGTGGTTGAACGCGAGCGCAAAACCTTTGGCACGCAAGGCCTCCAGCGCGGGGCGGCGTGCCAGCGCTTCAGACGATGCGGCATGGCCCAGTGACGGGATCTCCAGCACCACCTGGCTTGCAGGCAGCAGATTCAGATGGCTGCCGCGCAGGCTCTCGAACGTGGTGTTCAGAAACAGCAGGCCATCGCCCAATAAGGGGGCGGGCTCGATGTGCGAGAGCACGGCATGCGTCAGCGCCAGGTCTGATTCCAGCGTATGGGACGACGCGGTGCGGGAGCGGTTGAATATCTCGTGGCCGGTGACGGCGCCGCTGGCATCTTTGATCGGCTGCCAGGCAATAGGGGGTGCGGGTGATGTGAACACCATGGCAGCTGCCATGGAGGGGGGTGTTGAAGGAGGCGCGCTCGTGTGTTGCATGTACGGCTGAACCATTGCATGCATCAGTGGTGCCTCACCAGCAACTGGTGTAAGCAATGTCTGCATTTCGTTAACTCGGGATCGACGTGCATTGTCCTTCATATCGGGCATTTCACGCGTCTATGGAGAGAGTGAACCTGCTGGTTTTGTAGCAAACTGCACACGCTTTTGGCGTATAAAAAGCGTCTGTTTGTTACAGTTGCCCCTGCAGCCAGTCCAACTCGCTCTGGCTGAACCCGGCCTGGCGGCGGGCAGGCAGGTTGATTGGCGGGCGGGGGCGGGGTGCCTCGTAGTGGCTGACAAGCCAGCTGTAGTGCTGCTCTGGGTCCAGATCGCGCTGCGCACAAAGAAACCGGTACCAGTGGTTGCCGATCGCCACATGTCCCACCTCTTCGCGCAGGATGATGTCCAGGATGGCGACCGCCTCCAGTGCGTCTGGCGCAGCTGTTTGTTGCAATTTTGCCTGGATCTGGGGAGTTGCATCCAAACCACGGGCCTCCAGGGTGCGGGGTACCAAGGCCATGCGCGCCACGATGTCATCGGCCGTTTTCTCGCACATGGTCCACAGACCCTGGTGCGCGGGGTAGTCGCCATAGTCATGGCCCCATTTGCGCAAGTGGGCACGCAGCAGCCGGAAATGCTTGGCTTCCTCGCCCGCCACCTGCAGCCAGTCCTGGTAGAAGGCCTCGGGCATGCCTTCATAGCGCCAGATGGCATCGAGCGCCAGGTTGATGGCGTTGAACTCGATGTGGGCGATGGCGTGCAGCAAGATGGCGCGCCCCTCAGCCGTTGCCGGGGAGCGCCGGCCCATGGCGGTATGGACCTTGAGCTCGGGTCTGGCCGGGTGGCCGGGCAGGCTGATGCCCTCGGGCACTTGCAGCTGCGCCCCGGGTGCTATTGAAATAGTGGCTCTTTGCGCATACATGGCAAGAGTGAGCGCGGATTTTTCCTCGGCATCGGCCACACACAGGGCTTGCAAGGCACATTGACGTAATTCCATCCCTACAATTATGAGGCTGGCGCCCCATGGAGGCGTGCAAGGCAGGCATGGCCCGCGCTCCTGCGAGCACTCACAGGGGATTGACCTGTAACCATAACCCGATGGAGACATGATGGCGAAGTATGAACTCGATGGTGTGCAACCGCAGGTTGCCGCCTCGGCATGGATTGCAGACAGCGCGCAGGTGGTCGGCCGCGTGGAGATGGCCGCAGACAGCAGTGTGTGGTTTGGTGCCATTCTGCGCGGGGACAATGACCCGATCCGCATTGGCGAGGGCAGCAATATTCAGGACGGCAGCGTGCTGCACACCGACAAGGGCAAGCCCTTGGACATCGGCAAGCACGTCACCATCGGCCATAACGTCATCTTGCATGGCTGCACGATTGGCGATGCGTCGCTGATCGGCATGGGCGCCATTGTGCTCAACGGCGCCAAAATCGGCCGCCATTGCCTCGTGGGTGCTGGCGCGGTGGTGACCGAGAACAAGGAGTTTCCTGAAGGCAGCTTGATTGTGGGCAGCCCCGCCAAGGTGGTACGCCAGTTGAGCCAGGAGCAGATCGAGGGGCTGCGGCGCAGCGCTGAGGGCTATATGGCCAATGCGCGGCGTTTCAAATCGGGTCTGCGAAAATTGCCGGATTGAGGCGCTGCGGCCCCGGGTGCGAAGCCCGGGCGCAGCAGGCCTGCATGTATTGAATTGGAAGAATTACAGTGTCTGAACTGCATAAATTTTTGTTTGATGGGCTGCCCGTGCGGGGAGCCATTGTTCGACTGACCGATGCCTGGCAAGAGATCTTGCAGCGCCGCGCCGTCAATACCAGTACCGGCCCGTACCCGCTGCCCGTGCAGGAGATGCTCGGCGAGATGACCGCCGCTGGCGTGCTGATGCAGTCCAACATCAAATTCAATGGCGCGCTGGTGTTCCAGATCTCGGGTGATGGCCCGGTGAAGCTGGCCGTCACCGAGGTGCTGACCAACCTGAGCGTGCGCTCCACCGTCACGATGGTGGGCGACTTGCCCGCCGATGCGACCTTGACCGACCTGGTCAATGTGCATGGCAAGGGCCGCTGCGCGATCACCTTGGACCCCAAAGACAGGCAACCTGGTCAGCAGCCCTACCAGGGCGTGGTGCCGCTGGTCGATGTGGATGGCCAGCCGCTCCAGAGCATGGCTGCCATCTTGCAGCAGTACATGCGCCAGTCCGAGCAGCTCGACACCGTGCTGGTGCTGGCAGCCAACGACAAGGTGGCCGCTGGCCTGATCGTGCAGCGCATGCCGATCAAGGGCGAGGCCAATCTGGCCGCAGGCGCGCAGAACACCGAAGAGGTCGACCAGATCGGCCTCAATGAAGAGTACAACCGCATTGCCCACTTGGCTGCCAGCCTGACCCGCGATGAGCTGCTGAGCCTCGATGTCGAGACCATCCTGCACCGCCTGTTCTGGGAAGAAAAGCTGCTGCGCTTTGTGCCTGAAGACGGCGAAGGCGGCCCGCACTTTGCCTGCACCTGCAGCCGCGAGCGTGTGGGCAATATGCTGCGCAGCCTGGGCCAGGAAGAGTCCGACAGCATTCTGGAAGAGCAGGGCATGATCGAGGTGGGCTGCGAATTCTGTGGCCAGCAGTACCGCTTTGACGCTGTCGATGTGGCGCATCTGTTTACCGAGCGCGGCAATGACCCGCCGGCCTCCAACCTGGTGCAGTGATGCCGGGCGCCCCGCTGGTCGCGCTTAGCTGGTTTGCGGTGTGATCAGGCCCTGGAACAGGCGCAGCTCGCAATCGGGGTCGCTGCATTTTTCGCAGTTCCAGCGCGCACGCGCGCCTGGGTTGGCCTGGCCCAGTGCCATGCGCAAGGCCTGCAGGCCCGGCGCCTGCGGGAACCAGTTGCACAGCGCTGCAAGTGCTTCCTGCTCCAGCCGGTGGCCCTGGCTGAATAACAATTGAAACGCCTGCCCCTGGCCCACCAGGTGCAGGCGTGCCTGCATCAGCAGAGTCTGCGCTGGATCGGACTGGCCTGAGCTGGCCGGCAGTGGTGGCGCAATCAGCAGTACGGCGTCGTGCCTGTCTAGCAAAATGGCTGGCGCATCCTGCGCTGGCAGACCTGCCAATTGGGTAAAGCTGCATGCCTTGAGCACCAAGGCGGGCGTGGATGCGGTAGCGCTCTGTGCCAGGTAGTGCTCCAGCTGCTGTGCAAGCCGCTTGGCATCTTCACAGGCAGCAGAGGCCAGATAGACCGCCGGTGGCGAGCGCTGGGTACTGGGCGTCATGGCTGGGTTGGGCGTCGCAGGCATGGCCGCGATGATACGGCCAAAGCCAGCGCGCAGCGACAAAAAAGCGCCTGCAAAGAGGCGCTTGTCGGGGCTGGGGGCGGCGCTGCTTTATTTGCGCGTGTACTGCACAAATACTTCATTGGGCTTGACCATGCCCAGCTCATTGCGGGCCTTGCCTTCGACCATGTCCATGCCCTGCTTGAGGTCGTTGACCTCGGTCTCCAGGCGCACGTTCTCACGCGTGGCCGCTTCGTTCTCTGTTTTCTGCGTGGCGATTTGCTGCTTCATGTCCTTGACATAGGGCACGCTGCCGCGCCCACTCCAGAGCTGGGCATGGATGCTGACCAAAATGGCCAGCAGCACAAAGGGAACAATGCGAGAGATCATGGCAAACAGGGCTCGAAAGGGCTGGCGGGGCAGGGCCTGAGGCCATGCCCCGCAGCAGGCTTAGCGCAGATTGTAGAAGGCGGCGCGGCCGGGGTACACGGCCACTTCGCCCAGGTCTTCTTCAATGCGCAGCAACTGGTTGTACTTGGCCATGCGGTCCGAGCGGCTGAGCGACCCGGTCTTGATCTGGCCCGCGTTCAAGCCCACGGCGATATCGGCGATGGTGCTGTCTTCGGTCTCGCCCGAGCGGTGCGAGATCACGGCGGTGTAGCCGGCGCGCTTGGCCATCTCGATAGCGGCAAAGGTTTCGCTCAAGGTACCGATCTGGTTGATCTTGATCAGGATCGAGTTGGCGATGCCCTTGTCGATGCCTTCCTTGAGGATCTTGGTGTTGGTCACGAACAGGTCGTCACCCACCAGTTGCACCTTCTTGCCCAGGCGCTCGGTCAGCACCTTCCAGCCATCCCAGTCGCCTTCGTGCATGCCGTCTTCGATGGAGATGATGGGGTACTTGTCGCACCAGGCGGCCAGCATGTCGGTCCATTGCTCGGCCGTCAGGCTGATGCCGCCTTCGCCTTCGAGCACGTACTTGCCGTCCTTGTAGAACTCGGAGGCAGCGCAGTCCAGCGCCAGAGCGATCTGCTCGCCAGCGGTGTAGCCGGCCTGGTCGATGGCTTCGAGGATCAGCTGGATGGCGGCTTCATGGTTCTCGACCGATGGCGCAAAACCACCTTCGTCACCCACGGCGGTGGGCATGCCACGGCTGTCGATGATCTTCTTCAGCGCGTGGAACACTTCAGCACCCCAGCGCAGCGCTTCGCGAAAGCTCGGCGCGCCCACGGGCACGATCATGAACTCTTGCAGGTCCAGCGAGTTGTTGGCGTGCGCGCCACCGTTGATCACGTTCATCATCGGCACGGGCAGCTGCACACCACCCATGCCGCCAAAGTAGCGGTACAGCGGCAGACCGGCTTCTTCGGCAGCAGCGCGGGCCACGGCCATCGACACGGCCAGCATGGCATTGGCGCCCAGGCGGCTCTTGTTGTCGGTGTTGTCAAGATCGATCAGGGTCTTGTCCAGGAAGGCCTGTTCGGCGGCGTCCAGGCCCAGGATGGCTTCGGAGATTTCGGTATTGATGTGCTCGACGGCCTTGAGCACGCCCTTGCCCAGGTAGCGGCTCTTGTCGCCGTCGCGCAGCTCGATGGCTTCACGCGAACCGGTGGAGGCGCCCGATGGGACGGCCGCGCGGCCCATCACACCCGATTCCAGCAGTACATCACATTCCACGGTGGGGTTGCCACGCGAATCCAGAATTTCGCGGCCAACAATATCAACAATTGCACTCACTTTAGAGCCTTTCAGAGATTGAGAAAAGGGTTGGTGCGCTGCAAACGGGTGGACTGCAACTGCACGGAATCAAGGGGAGGGGATGCGGGATGGACGTTCAAACGCCTTCGACCAGCACCATGCGCATGATGGCGGCGCCGGCACGCGCTTCGCGCGCCTTGCTGTATTCGGGCGAATCATAGAAACGGCGGGCTTGCTCGCTGTCCTTGAACTTCAGGATCACGGTGCGGCCGGGGTTCCAGTCGCCCTCGATCACCTCGACCTTGCCGCCGCGCACGCAGACCTCGGCGCCATAGGTTTGCATGGCGATGGTGCTGTACTTGCGGTACTCCTCGTACTGCTCGGGGTTGGTGACGGTGACCGATGCAATGATGTATGCGCTTGGCATTTAAGCTCCAAAATTGTTTTCCAGAAAACCGTTCTTCTTGGTGATGCTGTCCAGCGCCACCATGGTTTCGAGCAAGGCCTTCATGTGCTTGAGCGGCACGGCGTTGGGGCCGTCGCTCAGGGCGTTGCAGGGGTCGGGATGGGTTTCCATGAACACGCCAGCGACGCCCACGGCAATCGCTGCACGGGCCAGCACGGGCACCATTTCGCGCATGCCGCCACTCGACGTGCCATTGCCGCCGGGCAACTGCACGCTGTGCGTGGCGTCGAACACCACGGGCGCGTTGGTTTCGCGCATGATGGCCAGCGAGCGCATGTCGCTCACCAGGTTGTTGTAGCCAAAGCTGGCGCCGCGTTCGCAGGCCATGAAGCTGTCTTCGGGCAGGCCCACTTCCTTGGCGGCAGCGCGGGCCTTGTCGATGACATTCTTCATGTCATGGGGCGCCAGAAACTGGCCCTTCTTGATATTGACCGGCTTGCCCGATTGGGCGACCGCACGGATGAAGTCAGTCTGGCGGCACAGGAAGGCCGGGGTCTGCAGCACATCGACGATGCTGGCCACATAGGGCACTTCGGCTTCGGTGTGCACATCGGTGAGGATGGGCACATTCAGCTCTTTTTTCACCTTGGCCAGAATCTCCAGGCCCTTTTCCATGCCGGGGCCGCGAAAGCTCGTGCCCGAGCTGCGGTTGGCCTTGTCAAAGCTGCTCTTGAAGATAAAGGGGATGCCCAGGCTGGACGTCATTTCCTTGAGCTGTCCGGCCACATCCATCTGCAGCTGCTCGGACTCGACCACGCAGGGGCCGGCGATCAGGAAAAACGGTTTATCAAGCCCGATATCAAATCCGCACAATTGCATGGACGGTGTTCCTTAAGGATGGGGTGAGAGCAAAGACGCCATGAAAAACGCAGCGTTGGTGGATGCTTTGTTTGTCATGGCTTCTGTGTGTGCCGCAGCGTGGCCGCAATTTTACTTGGCTGCCTGCTTCTTGCGATCGACTGCCGCCTTGATGAAGGCATTGAACAGCGGATGGCCGGCCCAGGGGGTGGACTTGAACTCGGGGTGGAACTGCACACCGATGAACCAGGGGTGCACCGCCTTGGGCAGCTCGACAATCTCGGTCAGATGCTCACGCTGGGTCAGCGCCGAGATCACCAGGCCGGCGCTGCGCAGCTGGTCCAGGTACTGGGTGTTGGCCTCGTAGCGGTGGCGGTGGCGCTCGGTCACCACATCGCCATAGATGCTGTGGGCCAGTGAGTCCTTTTGCACATCGGACGATTGCGCGCCCAGGCGCATCGTGCCGCCCAGGTCCGAGTTCTCGTCGCGGGTCTTGATGGTGCCGTCGGCATCCTTCCACTCGGTGATCAGCGCGATCACGGGGTGGGGCGTCTGGCGGTCAAACTCGGTGGAGTTGGCGTTGTCCAGGCCCGCCACATGGCGGGCGTATTCGATGGTGGCCACCTGCATGCCCAGGCAGATGCCCAGGTAGGGCACCTTGCCTTCACGGGCAAACTTGGCCGTGGAGATCTTGCCTTCGACACCGCGCGAGCCAAAGCCGCCGGGCACCAAAATGCCGTCATAGCTCTTGAGCAGCTCGGCTGCATCGCTGTCATGGATGGTTTCCGAATCCACGTGCGTGATCTTGACGCGCACATGGTTTTGCATGCCGGCGTGCTTGAGCGCTTCGTTGACGGACTTGTAGGCATCCGACAGCTCGACATACTTGCCGACCATCGCGATGGCCACTTCACCCTTGGGGTGCTCGGTCTCATAGACCAGGTCATCCCAGCGCTTGAGGTTGGCCGGCGGCGTGTTCAGGCGCAGCTTGTCGCAGATGAGGCCATCGAGGCCCTGCTCGTGCAGCATGCGGGGCACCTTGTAGATGGTGTCCACATCCCACATGCTGATGACGCCCCAGGACTGGACGTTGGTGAACAAGGAGATCTTGTCACGCTCTTCCTCAGGCACCGCATGCTGGGCGCGGCACAGCAGCGCATCGGGCTGAATACCGATTTCGCGCAGCTTTTGCACCGTGTGCTGGGTAGGCTTGGTCTTGAGCTCGCCGGCCGCTGCAATGTAGGGCAGGTAGGTCAGGTGCACAAAGGCCGAGTTGTTGGGGCCGAGCTTGAGCGACAGCTGGCGCACCGCTTCCAGGAAGGGCAGCGACTCGATATCGCCGACCGTGCCGCCGATCTCGCAGATGGCGACATCGACAGCGTGGTCGGTGCCGATGCCGGCGCCGCGCTTGACGTATTCCTGGATCTCGTTGGTGATGTGCGGGATGACCTGCACGGTCTTGCCCAGGTAATCACCACGGCGCTCCTTTTCTAGAACGCTTTGGTAGATGCGGCCGGTCGTGAAGTTGTTCGTCTGGCGCATGCGCGTTTCGATGAAACGCTCATAGTGGCCCAGGTCCAAGTCGGTCTCGGCGCCATCGTCCGTCACAAACACTTCGCCGTGCTGGAAGGGAGACATGGTGCCTGGATCCACGTTGATGTATGGATCCAACTTGATCAGGGTGACTTTGAGTCCGCGCGATTCCAAAATCGCTGCAAGGGAGGCTGAGGCGATTCCCTTGCCCAGGGAAGACACCACACCGCCAGTAACGAAGACAAATTTGGTCATGTCTTTTAGGGAGGTGGGAAATTCTGATTATAAAGGCGTATGCCAGCCTGTGCGGGCAGCTGCAGTAAATGGGCTTCCAAGGTCACGGGTTTGCACCCGATGCATCGCTGCCAAGATAGCCGCCCTGCTACTGCTCTCTTGTCTGCTGCAGTGCAGCGGCAGCGCTGCGCCTCTGCTACATTGGCGGGCATGAACCAGCTCCATGGAAAACATATTGTCCTCGGCATGTCGGGCGGCGTTGCCGCCTTCAAGTCTGCCGAGCTGTGCCGCCGGTTGATCAAGGCGGGCGCGACCGTGCAGGTGGTCATGACCGAGTCGGCCACCCAGTTCATGACGCCGGTGACGATGCAGGCGCTCTCCAACCGCCCGGTCTATACCTCGCAGTGGGATGCGCGCGAGCACAACAACATGCCGCACATCAACCTCAGCCGCGAGGCCGATGCCATTGTGGTGGCCCCTTGCAGCGCCGACTTTATCGCCCGCCTGGTGCAAGGCCGCGCCGATGAGCTGCTGAGCCTGTTGTGCCTAGCGCGGCCGATCGATACCGTGCCCTTGATCCTGGCCCCGGCGATGAACCGCGAGATGTGGGCCCACCCTGCGACACAGCGCAACCTGCGCCAGGTGCAGGCAGATGGTGCGGTGGTACTGGGCGTGGGCAATGGCGACCAGGCCTGCGGCGAGACCGGTGACGGCCGCATGCTGGAGGCCGCCGAGATCGAGGAAGAGCTGCAGTATTTTTTCAGCGCCAAGGCGCTGGCAGGCAAAAAGCTGCTGATCACCGCCGGCCCCACGTTTGAGGCGATTGACCCGGTGCGGGGCATCACCAACCTCTCGAGCGGCAAGATGGGCTTTGCGATTGCCCGCGCCTCCCAGGCCGCTGGCGCCGAGGTCATGCTGGTAGCCGGCCCCGTGCATGTGCCCACGCCGCGCGGTGTGCGCCGCATCGATGTGCAATCGGCGCAAGACATGCTCCAAGCGGTGCTGGCCCACATTGACGGCGCCGATGTATTTGTCGCCACCGCTGCGGTGGCCGACTGGCGCCCAGCCCAGGCGGCCGACCAGAAGATCAAAAAAGACGGCAGTGGCGAGGTGCCGCAGCTGGCCTTTGTCGAGAACCCGGACATTCTGGCCACCGTTGCCCAGCTGCCGCGCGCCCAATGCGGCGATCTGTACTGCGTGGGCTTTGCTGCAGAAAGCGAAAACCTGCTGGCTAATGCCCAGGCCAAGCGCCTGCGCAAGCAGATCCCGCTCTTGGTCGGCAATATTGGCCCCGCTACCTTTGGCAAGGATGACAACGCCTTGCTGCTGGTGGATGCGCAAGGCCACAAGGAGCTGCCCCATGCCAGCAAGGCAGTCTTGGGTGAGCAGCTGGTCGCCGAGATTGCCAAGCGCATCGCGCGCTAGTCCGGCCACAAGCTTCCCAAGTTGCAGCCGCCAAGATGGGCGGCTGTTTGCTGTGCATCAGTTCAACAAGGCCAGGATCTCGTCGTGCAGTTGGCGCGGCAGGCGGATGCCTTGCTGCGCACTCGAAGCCCGCGCGGCATAGCGCCGCTCGGATGGCAGGCGTGCGCCCTGGCCCTGGATGGCGGCAAACAGGGCCTCGGCGCGCGCCTGGTGGCCAGGCCAGTCTTCGCCGGCAAAGCGCTTTGGGTCAAAAGCCAGCACCAGGTGGCCATGGCAGGGCATGCCGCCGGCACCAGCGTCCAGCGCCATCGATTCCTGGCTGCCCAGGTCGCCAATCAGCATGCCCGCCATCAACTCGACCATGGTGGCCAGGGCCGAGCCCTTGTGGTCGCCAAAAGTGCGCATCGCCCCTTGGGCAACGGCTGCCGGGTCGGTGGACGGTTGGCCCTGTGCGTCAATGCCCACGCCTTCGGGCAGCGGGGTGCCGGCGCGGCGGTGCAGGTCCAGATCGCCGCGCGCAATGGCGCTGGTGGCAAAGTCAAACACATAGGGGTAGGGGCCGGGCCGGGGCCAGCCAAAGGCGATCGGGTTGGTGCCAAATACCCCTTTGCTGCCGCCTGCCGGAGCCACCCAGGCATGGCTGGGTGTCATCACCAGCGCGGCCAGGCCCTCGTCGGTGAGCATCTCCACCTCGGGCCACAGCGCCGTAAAGTGAAAGCAGTGGTTGATCACCAAGGCGCCCATGCCCAGCTTGCGGGTGGCTGCCACCAAGGGCGGCAGGCCCACTTCCAGCGCCCAGGGCGAGAAGCCGCGCTGGGCATCGACCCGGGTGATCGCGCCTTGCGTAGGCTGCAGCAGAGGAGGGGCCTGCAGGTCCACCAGGCCGGTGCGGATGGTCTGGGCCGCGCTCAGGATGCGATAGGCGCCATGGCTTTGGCAGGCATCGCGCTGGCCGGCCACGACAATGCGGGCAATGGCCTGGGCATGGGGGGCGCTCAGGCCCAGGTGCTGCAGCACCTGCAGCGCCAAGCGGCGCAGGTCGCTCTCGCTGATCAGCAGGATGTCTTCTTGTGATTGATCCA encodes the following:
- a CDS encoding CTP synthase, producing the protein MTKFVFVTGGVVSSLGKGIASASLAAILESRGLKVTLIKLDPYINVDPGTMSPFQHGEVFVTDDGAETDLDLGHYERFIETRMRQTNNFTTGRIYQSVLEKERRGDYLGKTVQVIPHITNEIQEYVKRGAGIGTDHAVDVAICEIGGTVGDIESLPFLEAVRQLSLKLGPNNSAFVHLTYLPYIAAAGELKTKPTQHTVQKLREIGIQPDALLCRAQHAVPEEERDKISLFTNVQSWGVISMWDVDTIYKVPRMLHEQGLDGLICDKLRLNTPPANLKRWDDLVYETEHPKGEVAIAMVGKYVELSDAYKSVNEALKHAGMQNHVRVKITHVDSETIHDSDAAELLKSYDGILVPGGFGSRGVEGKISTAKFAREGKVPYLGICLGMQVATIEYARHVAGLDNANSTEFDRQTPHPVIALITEWKDADGTIKTRDENSDLGGTMRLGAQSSDVQKDSLAHSIYGDVVTERHRHRYEANTQYLDQLRSAGLVISALTQREHLTEIVELPKAVHPWFIGVQFHPEFKSTPWAGHPLFNAFIKAAVDRKKQAAK
- the eno gene encoding phosphopyruvate hydratase, producing MSAIVDIVGREILDSRGNPTVECDVLLESGVMGRAAVPSGASTGSREAIELRDGDKSRYLGKGVLKAVEHINTEISEAILGLDAAEQAFLDKTLIDLDNTDNKSRLGANAMLAVSMAVARAAAEEAGLPLYRYFGGMGGVQLPVPMMNVINGGAHANNSLDLQEFMIVPVGAPSFREALRWGAEVFHALKKIIDSRGMPTAVGDEGGFAPSVENHEAAIQLILEAIDQAGYTAGEQIALALDCAASEFYKDGKYVLEGEGGISLTAEQWTDMLAAWCDKYPIISIEDGMHEGDWDGWKVLTERLGKKVQLVGDDLFVTNTKILKEGIDKGIANSILIKINQIGTLSETFAAIEMAKRAGYTAVISHRSGETEDSTIADIAVGLNAGQIKTGSLSRSDRMAKYNQLLRIEEDLGEVAVYPGRAAFYNLR
- the kdsA gene encoding 3-deoxy-8-phosphooctulonate synthase translates to MQLCGFDIGLDKPFFLIAGPCVVESEQLQMDVAGQLKEMTSSLGIPFIFKSSFDKANRSSGTSFRGPGMEKGLEILAKVKKELNVPILTDVHTEAEVPYVASIVDVLQTPAFLCRQTDFIRAVAQSGKPVNIKKGQFLAPHDMKNVIDKARAAAKEVGLPEDSFMACERGASFGYNNLVSDMRSLAIMRETNAPVVFDATHSVQLPGGNGTSSGGMREMVPVLARAAIAVGVAGVFMETHPDPCNALSDGPNAVPLKHMKALLETMVALDSITKKNGFLENNFGA
- the coaBC gene encoding bifunctional phosphopantothenoylcysteine decarboxylase/phosphopantothenate--cysteine ligase CoaBC, with the protein product MNQLHGKHIVLGMSGGVAAFKSAELCRRLIKAGATVQVVMTESATQFMTPVTMQALSNRPVYTSQWDAREHNNMPHINLSREADAIVVAPCSADFIARLVQGRADELLSLLCLARPIDTVPLILAPAMNREMWAHPATQRNLRQVQADGAVVLGVGNGDQACGETGDGRMLEAAEIEEELQYFFSAKALAGKKLLITAGPTFEAIDPVRGITNLSSGKMGFAIARASQAAGAEVMLVAGPVHVPTPRGVRRIDVQSAQDMLQAVLAHIDGADVFVATAAVADWRPAQAADQKIKKDGSGEVPQLAFVENPDILATVAQLPRAQCGDLYCVGFAAESENLLANAQAKRLRKQIPLLVGNIGPATFGKDDNALLLVDAQGHKELPHASKAVLGEQLVAEIAKRIAR
- a CDS encoding DUF1330 domain-containing protein, whose amino-acid sequence is MPSAYIIASVTVTNPEQYEEYRKYSTIAMQTYGAEVCVRGGKVEVIEGDWNPGRTVILKFKDSEQARRFYDSPEYSKAREARAGAAIMRMVLVEGV